In the Juglans microcarpa x Juglans regia isolate MS1-56 chromosome 6D, Jm3101_v1.0, whole genome shotgun sequence genome, one interval contains:
- the LOC121236070 gene encoding coniferyl alcohol acyltransferase, which yields MLTKALPLDSKHKLVLFFINGLDFLMEVEASDQQCGNFEVNFTGKSIVRAANPLPGPHILTLSNLDLLSGRFPVTYFYFYHKPLVSNFTPSTIVDILKSSLSETLNNFYPFAGRIVQNPTTCEPEIICDNNGALVVEAEANIRLKDIDFYNLNQTLEGKLVSINPNFPLQIQVTTYTCGGISITFTFDHALGDASAFGKFLVSWSEVAQKKPISCIPDHSRNLRARFPPTYHPSLDQTFVKCTMEEITNIPTTRIRLKRLYHIDASSINTLQKLASVDGNKRTKIEAFSAYVWKVMVNAIDQSQHSKCKMGWLVDGRARMCKNGDKNFMSNYIGNVLSLAFAEADVKKIEQGSICEVANNVHEAISKVTNQNHFLDLIDWIECNRPGLMLSRVVLGRGGPALVLSSGRRFPVAEVDFGFGSPVLGTVCSTIERIGVAYLNQRPSARDDGSWTVSAILWPELAAAFESDSIFQPMSASHLQLC from the coding sequence ATGCTCACTAAAGCACTTCCACTTGACTCCAAACACAAACTAGTACTCTTTTTCATAAATGGACTAGACTTTCTAATGGAGGTCGAGGCTTCAGATCAGCAATGTGGCAATTTTGAAGTGAACTTCACTGGAAAAAGCATTGTCAGAGCTGCAAATCCCTTGCCAGGGCCTCATATCCTCACTCTCTCAAATCTTGACCTTCTTTCTGGCCGTTTTCCCGTAACATACTTCTACTTCTACCACAAACCCCTTGTCAGTAACTTTACACCTAGTACTATTGTTGACATTCTCAAGAGCTCCCTTTCTGAAACTCTCAATAACTTCTACCCCTTTGCTGGCAGAATTGTTCAGAATCCAACTACTTGTGAGCCTGAAATCATATGTGACAATAATGGTGCACTAGTTGTAGAAGCAGAAGCAAATATCCGTTTGAAAGACATAGATTTCTACAACCTTAACCAAACTTTGGAAGGGAAGCTTGTTTCTATCAACCCCAACTTTCCCCTGCAAATCCAAGTTACAACTTATACTTGTGGGGGTATTTCAATAACCTTCACTTTCGACCATGCGCTTGGAGATGCTAGTGCCTTTGGTAAGTTTCTTGTCTCATGGTCCGAAGTCGCTCAAAAGAAGCCGATTTCATGCATTCCAGATCATAGCAGAAACCTTCGTGCACGTTTCCCTCCTACATATCACCCTTCATTGGACCAAACCTTTGTCAAGTGCACAATGGAAGAGATCACAAACATACCAACAACCAGAATCAGGCTCAAGCGTCTGTATCATATCGATGCATCGAGCATTAACACGCTGCAAAAGCTAGCAAGTGTCGACGGCAATAAGAGAACGAAAATCGAGGCTTTCTCAGCCTATGTTTGGAAGGTTATGGTTAATGCCATCGACCAAAGCCAGCATTCAAAGTGTAAGATGGGTTGGTTGGTTGATGGACGTGCTAGAATGTGCAAAAATGGAGATAAGAATTTCATGTCAAACTACATAGGGAATGTCTTGTCTCTAGCTTTCGCCGAGGCAGATGtcaaaaaaatagaacaagGTTCTATCTGTGAAGTTGCCAACAATGTTCATGAAGCTATTTCAAAGGTAACAAATCAGAATCATTTTCTGGATTTGATAGACTGGATAGAGTGCAACAGGCCTGGGTTAATGCTGTCAAGAGTGGTTTTAGGGCGAGGAGGACCAGCCCTTGTTTTGTCATCAGGAAGAAGATTCCCGGTTGCAGAAGTTGATTTTGGATTTGGAAGTCCTGTGCTAGGGACAGTGTGCTCTACCATAGAACGGATTGGAGTTGCTTACCTGAACCAGAGGCCAAGTGCTAGGGATGATGGCTCTTGGACTGTATCAGCTATCTTATGGCCGGAATTGGCAGCCGCGTTCGAGTCTGATTCTATTTTTCAACCTATGTCTGCATCTCATCTTCAACTTTGTTAG